In a single window of the Diabrotica undecimpunctata isolate CICGRU chromosome 11, icDiaUnde3, whole genome shotgun sequence genome:
- the LOC140452787 gene encoding uncharacterized protein: protein MVTKAVHIEVVSDLTTSSFLLTLKRFISRRGNPTVIYSDNATCFSGARNQLYDLYKFFKNKSNSQTIVEYLSENQISWKFIPPRSPHWAGIWEASVKSAKYHMRRLIGSSSFTFEQFYTVMVQIEAVMNSRPICAMSSDPSDYTFLSSGHFIIGSSLTAHPEQNLEKIPENKLSVFQQIAKVQQSFWKKWSVDYLNRLQNSPKRSRPRDNIKVNDLVLLREDDVPPLKWPLARVVDTMPGQDGKVRVVKLKTINGQFTRAISKISVLPRQDKEE, encoded by the coding sequence ATGGTGACCAAAGCTGTGCACATTGAGGTTGTTTCTGATCTAACAACTTCTTCCTTTCTATTAACACTCAAAAGGTTCATCTCCCGACGTGGTAACCCAACTGTCATTTACAGTGACAATGCCACATGTTTTTCTGGTGCAAGAAACCAACTCTACGACTTatacaaattctttaaaaataagtCTAATTCTCAAACCATTGTGGAATATCTGTCTGAAAATCAAATCTCATGGAAGTTTATTCCCCCTAGATCTCCTCATTGGGCTGGGATCTGGGAAGCTTCAGTAAAAAGCGCTAAATATCATATGCGTAGACtaataggctcttcttctttcaCTTTCGAACAGTTTTATACTGTCATGGTTCAAATTGAAGCTGTGATGAATTCAAGGCCTATCTGTGCCATGTCCAGCGACCCTTCTGATTACACTTTTCTCAGTTCTGGGCACTTTATAATAGGCTCCAGCCTGACTGCGCATCCTGAGCAAAACTTAGAAAAAATCCCGGAAAATAAACTATCCGTGTTTCAACAAATTGCAAAAGTACAACAAAGTTTCTGGAAAAAGTGGTCTGTTGACTACTTAAACCGCTTACAAAACTCTCCAAAACGGTCCCGACCAAGGGATAACATAAAAGTCAATGACTTAGTTCTTCTGAGGGAGGACGATGTACCCCCTCTAAAATGGCCTCTAGCACGGGTAGTTGATACAATGCCCGGTCAAGATGGCAAAGTCAGAGTGGTCAAGTTAAAGACCATCAATGGTCAATTTACAAGGGCAATCTCTAAAATTTCGGTTCTCCCTAGGCAAGATAAAGAAGAGTAG
- the LOC140452788 gene encoding uncharacterized protein, which translates to MVSIKLHSNYNKKSFKISCAILENITCNLPQFRILTKKLPIPGDIFLADDSFHKPSQIDILVGADLYYDLILPEIIPLGPRLPILQASHLGYLIAGVIAPHLTAPTVANNVSGEVALLSTCSTDELLTKFWNMEELSQKPILSEADELAEQIFQTTTKILENGRFEVDIPLKSAQEHQLLGDSFSIAKRRFLSLENKFQKDKKLFFEYKNFIDTYVSSGHAEYVPLSFVNENSDKKYFIPHLCVINEQNKNTTLRVVMDASCKSSTGKSLNDISLKGYQVQPDLFDILVRFRQYKFIFSCDIQKMFRQTWINKDQRFLQNILWRDDTHDSIKCIQLNTVTYGTNSAPFLATRVLQEISNKNKIQFPLASHFLETQFYVDDGLCGSNNIEELLEILQQLNSVLNRHGFTLHKFHSNSSIFIQKINPKHSKNTTQEYDLNFDSTSSKVLGLKWNPAEDQITISVPENNFCPPVTKRKILSALAQCFDPLGLINPFIVKGKMLMQKLYLQKIHWDTEISDKNILNDWNKFLQDLSQLKNLKIPRFYFSEKVILKVELHGFSDSSLAAYGACVYLRTFYADETIFCALVSSKSRITPLKTVTLPRLELCAMVLLSKLVSKIISIFENQPVKFHSVTLWSDSQVALSWCKSHPSRWSVFVAHRVALVQELTKNFTWLHIKSAQNAADLLSREMSGSEILNSDFWWQGPKCLRDKNFNVSNLANDKVLENLPEERKISLVVNSNVENFWMRIFSRFSNISRLKRTVAYVFRFISDCKKQKISEPLSVAELNYAMDFIIKQIQGDAFSKEIAELKNNRFISNKNIVSLKPFVDSSNFLRVGGRLTNCPDIDYLQKHPILLPSKNHTVNLIIKNEHIRLGHAGAQRVLSNLRLKFWPLNGLKEAKRIIRNCTTCFRFSCTPAQQLMGNLPEDRLSITTRPF; encoded by the coding sequence ATGGTCAGCATAAAATTGCATtctaactataataaaaagtcttTCAAAATTTCATGTGCTATCTTAGAAAATATTACTTGCAATCTTCCACAGTTCCGCATTCTTACAAAAAAGTTACCAATTCCAGGGGACATTTTTCTCGCTGATGATTCCTTTCACAAACCTAGTCAAATAGACATCTTGGTTGGGGCAGATTTGTACTACGACCTAATTCTTCCGGAAATAATTCCTCTTGGCCCCAGGCTTCCAATCTTGCAGGCTTCGCACCTGGGGTACCTAATTGCCGGCGTGATAGCTCCTCACTTGACGGCACCCACAGTAGCAAACAATGTTTCTGGAGAGGTTGCTCTACTTTCTACGTGTAGCACGGATGAGCTGCTCACAAAATTTTGGAACATGGAAGAACTTTCTCAAAAACCTATTCTGTCGGAAGCTGACGAGCTGGCCGAACAAATATTTCAAACTACAACAAAGATCCTTGAAAATGGACGCTTTGAAGTAGATATTCCATTAAAAAGTGCACAAGAACACCAATTACTGGGTGATTCATTTTCCATAGCCAAACGGCGTTTTCTCTCGCTCGAAAATAAATtccaaaaagataaaaaattatttttcgagTACAAAAACTTCATTGACACATATGTTTCTTCAGGGCATGCTGAATATGTACCGCTTTCGTTCGTGAATGAAAATTcggacaaaaaatattttattccacATTTGTGTGTCATCaacgaacaaaataaaaatacaactTTGCGTGTCGTCATGGATGCTAGTTGTAAAAGCTCTACAGGAAAAAGTCTGAACGATATTTCATTAAAAGGGTATCAGGTGCAACCTGATCTATTCGATATTCTGGTTCGTTTCAGGCAATACAAATTCATATTTTCCTGTGATATTCAAAAAATGTTTCGACAGACGTGGATCAACAAAGATCAACGTTTTCTACAAAATATTCTGTGGAGGGACGATACCCATGATTCTATAAAATGTATTCAACTTAATACTGTTACATACGGGACGAACAGCGCCCCATTTCTTGCAACGAGAGTCTTGCAAgagatttcaaataaaaataaaattcaattcccATTGGCCTCACACTTTCTCGAAACCCAATTCTATGTAGATGATGGTTTATGtgggtcaaataatattgaagaatTGCTCGAAATACTTCAGCAACTAAATTCTGTTCTAAACCGCCATGGTTTTACATTACATAAATTTCATTCAAATTCATCCATATTCATACAAAAAATCAATCCAAAACATTCAAAAAATACTACTCAGGAATATGACCTAAATTTCGATTCTACTTCCAGCAAAGTTCTAGGCCTAAAATGGAACCCTGCGGAAGACCAAATAACAATTTCCGTCCCTGAAAATAATTTCTGCCCCccagtaacaaaaagaaaaatcctgTCTGCATTAGCACAATGTTTCGACCCTCTGGGACTCATCAATCCATTCATTGTTAAAGGCAAAATGCTTATGCAGAAACTCTATCTGCAAAAAATTCACTGGGACACAGAAATTTCggacaaaaatattctaaacgatTGGAACAAGTTTCTACAGGACTTGtcacaattaaaaaatttaaaaattcctcgTTTCTACTTTTCTGAAAAAGTAATTCTAAAGGTTGAGCTTCATGGATTTTCAGACAGCAGCTTGGCAGCTTATGGCGCATGCGTATACCTGAGAACTTTCTATGCCGATGAGACCATATTCTGTGCATTAGTTTCTTCCAAATCAAGGATAACTCCGTTAAAGACGGTAACACTTCCTAGGCTTGAGCTGTGTGCAATGGTTCTCCTTTCAAAActtgtttcaaaaataatttctatcTTTGAAAATCAACCTGTAAAATTTCATTCGGTCACCCTCTGGTCAGACTCCCAGGTAGCTCTGTCGTGGTGTAAAAGTCACCCAAGTCGGTGGTCGGTTTTCGTGGCTCACCGGGTAGCACTTGTCCAAGAGTTGACTAAAAACTTTACATGGCTTCACATAAAGTCTGCACAAAATGCCGCAGACCTTCTTTCTCGAGAAATGTCTGGTTCTGAAATTCTCAATAGCGATTTCTGGTGGCAAGGCCCTAAATGCTTACGAGATAAAAATTTCAATGTTTCCAATCTAGCAAATGACAAAGTTCTCGAAAACCTACCCGAGGAACGAAAAATAAGCCTCGTGGTAAATTCTAACGTAGAAAACTTCTGGATGAGAATTTTTTCACGTTTCTCAAATATTTCACGCTTAAAACGTACAGTAGCGTACGTATTTCGGTTTATTTCtgattgtaaaaaacaaaaaatttctgaACCCCTTTCTGTGGCGGAGTTAAATTATGCTATGGATTTCATCATCAAACAAATTCAGGGTGATGCATTCTCAAAAGAAATTGCGGAGCTTAAAAATAACagatttatttcaaataaaaacatcgTTTCACTAAAACCATTTGTAGATTCTTCTAATTTTCTCAGAGTTGGAGGCAGACTTACAAACTGTCCCGACATAGACTATTTACAAAAACATCCGATACTACTTCCATCCAAGAATCATACCGTCAATCTTATTATCAAAAATGAGCATATCAGATTGGGACATGCTGGTGCTCAAAGAGTTCTCTCAAACCTTCGGTTGAAATTCTGGCCTCTCAATGGTCTTAAGGAAGCAAAACGAATTATTCGCAACTGCACCACATGTTTCCGATTTTCGTGCACTCCTGCACAACAGCTAATGGGTAACTTACCTGAAGATAGGTTGTCCATTACAACAAGACCTTTTTAA